In Vibrio celticus, one genomic interval encodes:
- a CDS encoding T1SS-143 repeat domain-containing protein translates to MDVETATVTLTIIDGDIPTIESVPSIALSEADLADGSSPIMGAVSQTETITFTHQSDDVEKFRLEPSEFNSDDSLKSDGLPIDLKEDPAGSGNYVGFTTSASNVETQIFTLSFSAATLGQYTFTLLENIDHEDGRGNNDFTFELPVYAVDTDGDDSLMSPLSVTITDDVQVMASGDLTIEEPTVADLAAGTLTTSVFDVLTSASADGASVTQFYL, encoded by the coding sequence GTGGATGTTGAAACGGCCACTGTCACACTGACGATTATTGATGGTGATATCCCAACCATTGAATCGGTGCCAAGCATCGCGCTTTCTGAAGCAGATTTAGCGGATGGCTCGTCACCAATCATGGGGGCCGTGAGTCAAACAGAAACCATCACTTTCACTCATCAAAGCGACGATGTAGAGAAGTTCCGCCTAGAGCCTAGTGAGTTTAATAGTGATGACTCATTGAAATCCGATGGTCTGCCAATTGATCTGAAAGAAGATCCTGCAGGCTCAGGTAACTATGTTGGTTTTACAACTAGTGCCTCTAATGTAGAAACACAGATTTTCACATTAAGCTTTAGCGCTGCGACTCTGGGGCAATATACCTTTACGCTGTTGGAGAATATCGACCACGAGGATGGTCGTGGCAATAACGACTTCACGTTTGAACTACCAGTTTACGCGGTTGATACCGACGGTGATGACTCGTTAATGTCACCGCTATCGGTGACGATTACTGATGATGTTCAAGTGATGGCAAGTGGCGACCTGACGATTGAAGAGCCTACGGTGGCGGATTTGGCTGCAGGTACGCTAACGACATCCGTTTTCGATGTATTAACATCCGCGAGTGCCGATGGCGCGAGTGTGACTCAATTTTACCTATGA
- a CDS encoding T1SS-143 repeat domain-containing protein, translated as MMRSSKSLLSPKAHCLSRLKEVRFEPNRDLDHSGGDIVKSIVVTSNDGDNDVLTSTVALTITDGDVPTIDVIPPISLSETNLADGSDPSNSVVSDTKVIQFTHESDDIESFRIEPTEFNTLGTLTSNNLAVELKEEPNSAGDYIGFVKDASDVETNVFTISFSDTNLGQYTFTLLEALDHEDGLVNNSLSFDLPVYAVDSDGDDSLVSQLNVTIGDDVQIMQDSTLDITEPNLADGTITTSTIDVMPEQSADGATITQFTYDGQTRTLDQTDNGEQQFSFTEGELFITLEGEVRFEPNRNLDHTVSEDIVKSIVVTSSDGDVDVETATVVLTITDGDIPTIESVPSVTLSETQLVDGSTPSGSAVSQTETISFTNQSDDVEKFRIEPTEFNVGGALTSNNIAVELKEDPADSGIYTGFIDDGGTDVPVFSLNFSGTTLGEYTFTLLEALDHADGLDNNDLTFELPVYAVDSDGDDSLMSPLSVTIGDDVQIMANGTLDITEPNLADGTVTTNTIDVMTAQSADGAVITQFIYDGGTPQTLDPTITGEQKFTFTEGDVFVTIEGNVRFEPNRDLDHEWRYR; from the coding sequence ATGATGCGATCGAGCAAGAGTTTACTTTCACCGAAGGCTCACTGTTTATCACGACTCAAGGAAGTCCGCTTTGAGCCGAACCGCGATTTAGACCACTCGGGTGGCGATATCGTTAAGAGCATCGTGGTGACGTCCAATGATGGCGATAATGACGTTCTTACCTCGACAGTGGCGCTTACGATTACGGACGGCGATGTGCCAACCATTGACGTCATTCCTCCAATCTCACTATCTGAAACGAATCTAGCCGATGGCTCTGATCCATCTAACTCTGTGGTCAGCGACACCAAAGTGATTCAGTTTACTCATGAAAGTGACGATATTGAGTCTTTCCGTATCGAGCCAACAGAGTTCAATACTCTAGGTACGTTAACATCAAACAACTTGGCGGTTGAGCTAAAAGAAGAGCCTAACAGTGCTGGCGATTACATCGGTTTTGTGAAAGATGCGTCGGATGTTGAAACCAACGTCTTTACCATTAGCTTCTCGGATACAAATCTAGGGCAATACACCTTCACGCTACTTGAAGCGCTTGACCACGAAGATGGTCTGGTGAATAACAGTTTGAGCTTTGACCTGCCTGTTTATGCAGTAGACAGCGATGGCGATGATTCTTTGGTTTCTCAGTTAAATGTAACCATCGGTGATGATGTTCAAATCATGCAGGATAGTACGTTAGATATCACTGAGCCAAATCTTGCAGACGGCACAATCACAACCAGTACCATCGATGTGATGCCAGAACAAAGTGCCGATGGCGCGACGATCACTCAATTTACGTATGATGGTCAAACTCGAACATTGGATCAAACTGACAATGGTGAGCAGCAATTTAGCTTCACAGAAGGTGAGTTGTTTATCACTCTTGAAGGTGAAGTACGCTTCGAACCAAACCGCAATCTAGACCACACGGTTAGCGAAGATATTGTGAAGTCGATTGTGGTGACATCCAGTGATGGCGATGTGGACGTTGAAACCGCGACGGTTGTTCTGACCATTACCGACGGCGATATCCCAACCATCGAATCCGTACCAAGCGTGACGCTATCAGAAACACAGCTTGTCGATGGCTCGACACCAAGCGGCAGTGCGGTGAGCCAAACCGAGACTATCTCGTTTACCAACCAAAGTGATGATGTTGAGAAGTTCCGAATCGAACCAACTGAGTTCAATGTGGGTGGTGCGTTAACGTCGAACAACATTGCGGTTGAGCTTAAAGAAGACCCAGCAGACTCAGGCATCTATACCGGCTTTATTGATGACGGTGGAACGGACGTTCCTGTCTTCAGCTTAAACTTCTCCGGTACTACGTTAGGTGAATACACCTTCACACTGCTTGAAGCATTAGACCATGCAGATGGTCTCGACAATAATGATCTGACGTTTGAATTACCAGTCTATGCCGTCGATTCTGATGGTGATGATTCCTTGATGTCTCCGTTGTCTGTGACCATTGGTGATGACGTCCAAATCATGGCGAACGGCACGCTGGATATCACCGAGCCGAATTTAGCTGACGGTACGGTGACGACCAATACGATTGATGTAATGACGGCGCAAAGTGCCGATGGCGCAGTGATTACCCAGTTCATTTATGACGGTGGCACGCCTCAAACCTTAGACCCAACAATCACAGGTGAGCAGAAATTTACGTTCACTGAGGGTGATGTGTTCGTCACCATCGAAGGCAATGTGCGCTTTGAACCGAACCGTGATTTAGACCACGAGTGGCGATATCGTTAA
- a CDS encoding T1SS-143 repeat domain-containing protein, with protein sequence MMFKRMSNGILNIEEPTVADLAAGLVTTTTIDVMPEQSADGATITEFTYDGGTPLTLDQNDTGEQEFIFTEGSLFITLEGDVRFEPNRNLDHTVSEDIVKSIVVTSSDGDVDVETATVVLTITDGDIPTIESVPSVILSETQLSDGSTPSGSAVSQTETISFTHQSDDVEKFRIEPTEFNVGGALTSSNIAVELKEDPADSGIYVGFIDEAGTDVPVFSLSFSGTTLGEYTFTLLEALDHADGLDNNELTFDLPVYAVDSDGDDSLMSPLSVTIGDDVQIMANGTLDITEPNLADGTVTTNTIDVMTAQSADGAVITQFTYDGGTAQTLDPTITGEQKFTFTEGDVFVTIEGNVRFEPNRDLDHESGDIVKSLVFTSSDGDVDVETATVTLTIIDGDIPTIESVPSITLAEAGHADGSSPIIGAVSQTETISFTNQSDDVEKFRLELSEFNSDDSLKSDGLPIELKEDPAGSGNYVGFTTSASNVETQIFTLSFSAATLGQYTFTLLENIDHEDGRNNDFTFELPVYAVDTDGDDSLMSPLSVTITDDVQVMVSGSLSIEEPTVADLAAGTPTTSVFDVLPSASADGASVTQFTYDGTAYSLDPNDAIEQEFTFTEGSLFITTQGSPL encoded by the coding sequence ATGATGTTCAAGCGCATGAGCAATGGCATCCTGAATATCGAAGAGCCGACTGTCGCCGATCTGGCCGCAGGGTTGGTGACCACAACTACCATTGATGTGATGCCAGAGCAGAGTGCTGATGGCGCGACCATTACTGAGTTCACTTATGATGGTGGGACTCCACTGACGCTTGACCAAAACGATACTGGCGAGCAAGAGTTTATCTTCACGGAAGGCTCGTTGTTTATCACTCTTGAAGGTGACGTACGCTTCGAACCAAACCGCAACCTAGACCACACGGTTAGCGAAGACATCGTCAAATCGATAGTGGTGACATCTAGCGATGGCGATGTAGATGTTGAAACGGCTACGGTTGTACTGACCATTACTGATGGCGATATTCCAACCATCGAATCCGTACCAAGTGTGATTCTGTCTGAAACACAACTTTCTGATGGCTCGACACCAAGCGGCAGTGCGGTGAGCCAAACCGAGACTATCTCGTTTACTCACCAAAGTGACGATGTTGAGAAGTTCCGAATCGAACCGACGGAGTTCAATGTCGGCGGAGCGTTAACGTCGAGTAACATTGCGGTTGAGCTTAAAGAAGACCCAGCAGACTCAGGCATCTATGTCGGCTTCATTGATGAGGCTGGAACGGACGTTCCTGTCTTCAGCTTAAGCTTCTCCGGTACCACGTTGGGCGAATACACCTTCACACTGCTTGAGGCGTTAGACCATGCCGATGGCTTAGATAACAACGAACTGACCTTCGATTTACCAGTTTATGCGGTGGACTCAGATGGTGATGATTCATTGATGTCTCCGCTGTCGGTGACCATTGGTGATGACGTCCAAATCATGGCGAACGGTACGTTAGATATCACTGAGCCGAATTTAGCTGACGGGACGGTGACCACCAACACCATTGATGTAATGACGGCGCAAAGTGCCGATGGCGCAGTGATTACCCAGTTCACCTATGACGGTGGCACGGCTCAAACTCTAGATCCAACAATCACAGGTGAGCAGAAATTTACGTTCACTGAGGGTGATGTGTTCGTCACCATTGAAGGTAACGTGCGTTTTGAGCCGAACCGTGATTTAGACCACGAGAGTGGCGATATCGTTAAATCTCTCGTCTTCACGTCAAGCGATGGCGATGTGGATGTTGAAACGGCCACTGTCACACTGACGATTATTGATGGTGATATCCCAACCATAGAATCTGTTCCGAGTATTACGTTGGCAGAGGCGGGACATGCAGATGGCTCTTCTCCAATCATTGGGGCAGTGAGTCAAACAGAAACCATCTCGTTCACGAATCAAAGCGATGATGTTGAGAAATTCCGTTTAGAGCTAAGTGAGTTCAACAGTGATGACTCATTGAAATCCGATGGCCTGCCAATTGAGTTGAAAGAGGACCCTGCAGGCTCAGGTAACTATGTTGGTTTTACAACTAGTGCCTCTAATGTAGAAACACAGATTTTCACATTAAGCTTTAGCGCTGCGACTCTGGGGCAATATACCTTTACGCTGTTGGAGAATATCGACCACGAGGATGGTCGCAATAACGACTTCACGTTTGAACTACCAGTTTACGCGGTGGATACCGACGGTGACGATTCGTTAATGTCACCGCTATCGGTGACGATTACTGATGATGTTCAAGTGATGGTGAGTGGTTCGCTTAGTATCGAAGAGCCTACTGTCGCCGATTTGGCTGCAGGTACGCCAACGACATCAGTATTTGATGTATTACCATCCGCGAGTGCCGATGGTGCGAGCGTGACTCAATTTACCTATGACGGCACCGCTTATTCTCTAGACCCGAATGATGCGATCGAGCAAGAGTTTACTTTCACCGAAGGCTCACTGTTTATCACGACTCAAGGAAGTCCGCTTTGA